One window of Banduia mediterranea genomic DNA carries:
- the gspE gene encoding type II secretion system ATPase GspE, protein MLEQEALRRPSYAFAKRHGIVVAGVVDEHVEIVCRRGVGLESVLEVQRFLSRPVKPKTVDDEEFDRFLQRTYEESRGAASELMEGLGDEEDPDLNSLAQVLTESQDLLESQDDAPIIKFINGLLIEGIKENASDIHIESFESQLMVRFRVDGVLREVMTPPKSLAPRIVSRIKIMAKLDIAEKRLPQDGRISRSVAGRKVDVRVSTIPTGQHNERVVMRILDKQAGRIDLEHLGLEPQQTAALRRIIQRPYGIMLVTGPTGSGKSTTLYAALQVLNDRSRNIMTVEDPIEYNIDGIGQTQVNTKVDMTFARGLRAILRQDPDVVMIGEIRDLETAQIAVQASLTGHLVMSTLHTNTAIGAISRLRDMGVEPFLLSTSLIGLMAQRLVRSLCPHCKQSYEADAVEREQLAIQHAEPVVLYRDVGCPQCRHTGFQGRSGIHEIIEIDSTLESMVHDNSSEQIMETHARKSSPGIMQSGRNKVLAGVTTLREVLRVTSED, encoded by the coding sequence ATGCTTGAACAGGAAGCACTGCGCCGGCCGAGTTATGCGTTCGCCAAGCGCCACGGCATCGTCGTGGCCGGCGTCGTCGACGAGCATGTCGAAATCGTGTGCCGGCGTGGTGTCGGGCTTGAATCCGTGCTGGAAGTGCAGCGCTTTCTGTCCCGTCCGGTCAAACCCAAGACCGTGGATGACGAGGAGTTCGACCGCTTCCTGCAGCGTACCTACGAGGAAAGTCGCGGCGCCGCCTCGGAACTGATGGAAGGCCTGGGCGACGAGGAAGACCCGGATCTGAATTCGCTGGCACAGGTGCTGACCGAATCGCAGGATCTGCTGGAGTCGCAGGACGATGCGCCGATCATCAAGTTCATCAACGGACTGCTGATCGAGGGAATCAAGGAGAACGCCTCCGACATTCACATCGAAAGCTTCGAATCGCAGTTGATGGTGCGTTTCCGCGTGGACGGCGTGCTGCGCGAAGTGATGACGCCGCCCAAGAGCCTGGCGCCGCGCATCGTCTCGCGCATCAAGATCATGGCCAAGCTCGACATCGCCGAAAAGCGCCTGCCACAGGATGGCCGCATCTCGCGCTCGGTGGCGGGACGCAAGGTCGACGTGCGCGTCTCGACGATCCCCACGGGTCAGCACAACGAACGCGTGGTGATGCGTATTCTCGACAAGCAGGCCGGCCGCATCGACCTGGAGCACCTCGGCCTGGAACCGCAACAGACCGCCGCGCTACGCCGCATCATCCAGCGCCCCTACGGGATCATGCTGGTCACCGGGCCGACCGGCTCCGGCAAGAGCACCACACTCTACGCCGCGCTGCAGGTGCTCAACGATCGCAGCCGCAACATCATGACGGTCGAGGATCCGATCGAATACAACATCGACGGTATCGGTCAGACTCAGGTCAACACCAAGGTCGACATGACCTTCGCGCGCGGTCTGCGCGCGATCCTGCGTCAGGATCCTGATGTGGTGATGATCGGCGAAATCCGCGACCTGGAGACCGCGCAGATCGCGGTGCAGGCTTCGCTGACCGGCCATCTGGTAATGTCCACACTGCATACCAATACCGCGATCGGCGCGATTTCGCGGCTGCGCGACATGGGCGTGGAACCGTTCCTGCTGTCCACCTCGCTGATCGGTCTGATGGCGCAGCGCCTGGTGCGCTCGCTGTGCCCGCACTGCAAGCAGTCCTACGAAGCCGATGCGGTCGAACGCGAGCAGCTCGCGATCCAGCATGCCGAGCCGGTGGTTCTTTATCGCGATGTCGGCTGTCCACAATGCCGCCATACCGGTTTCCAGGGACGTTCCGGCATCCACGAAATCATCGAGATCGACAGCACGCTGGAGTCGATGGTGCACGACAACAGTTCCGAGCAGATCATGGAAACGCACGCGCGCAAGTCCAGCCCCGGCATCATGCAGTCCGGGCGCAACAAGGTACTGGCCGGCGTAACCACCCTGCGCGAAGTGCTGCGCGTCACCTCGGAAGACTGA
- the gspF gene encoding type II secretion system inner membrane protein GspF, with translation MAAFEYSALNAKGRQEKGLIEGDTARQVREMLRTRGLMPTEIKQVAEIRNEDRKLFSRKGASLSASELSLFTRQLATLTRSGLPLDEALTAVGEQSEGKSIKRVTLGVRASVVEGSSLARALAEFPGAFPPLFRATVEAGEQSGKLDNVLERLSDYVEGRQELQQKLVVAAIYPAVLVSASLLIVSALLAYVVPQVVSVFESNGSQLPFLTRMLIAISDFIRDYWPLLIALAVGIPWGIRAALKREPIRRRWDRQLLRLPLIGRVVRTNQTARFTRTLGILTNSGVPILDGLQIGAQVVTHLPMRDAIDSAARRVREGSSLSKSLSESRLFPPISLHLIASGEQSGKLDDMLERAAENQERELNALINGLMGALPPLLVLLLGAMVLMIVLGILQPIFESYDLLGA, from the coding sequence ATGGCCGCCTTCGAATACAGCGCGCTCAATGCCAAGGGCCGCCAGGAAAAGGGGCTGATCGAAGGCGATACCGCGCGTCAGGTTCGCGAGATGCTGCGCACGCGCGGCTTGATGCCGACCGAGATCAAGCAGGTCGCGGAGATCCGCAATGAGGATCGCAAGCTGTTTTCGCGCAAGGGCGCCAGCCTGTCGGCCAGCGAACTGTCGTTGTTCACACGTCAGCTGGCCACCCTGACACGCTCCGGGCTGCCGCTGGACGAGGCGCTCACCGCCGTTGGCGAACAATCCGAAGGCAAGAGCATCAAGCGCGTCACCCTCGGCGTACGCGCCAGCGTGGTCGAAGGTTCCAGCCTGGCGCGTGCGCTGGCCGAATTTCCTGGCGCGTTTCCGCCACTGTTTCGCGCGACCGTGGAAGCGGGCGAGCAATCCGGCAAACTCGACAATGTGCTCGAACGCCTCTCGGACTATGTCGAAGGCCGGCAGGAGTTGCAGCAGAAACTGGTCGTTGCCGCGATCTATCCGGCGGTGCTGGTGTCGGCATCCTTGCTGATCGTCTCCGCCTTGCTCGCCTACGTGGTTCCGCAGGTGGTCAGCGTGTTCGAAAGCAACGGCAGCCAGCTCCCGTTCCTGACGCGCATGCTGATCGCGATCTCCGACTTCATCCGCGATTACTGGCCGCTGCTGATCGCGCTCGCGGTCGGCATTCCCTGGGGCATTCGCGCGGCGCTCAAGCGCGAGCCGATCCGCCGGCGCTGGGACCGCCAGCTGCTGCGACTACCCTTGATCGGCCGCGTGGTTCGCACCAATCAGACAGCCCGCTTTACACGCACGCTCGGCATCCTCACCAATTCCGGCGTGCCGATACTTGACGGCCTGCAGATCGGCGCCCAGGTGGTGACCCACCTGCCGATGCGTGACGCCATCGATAGCGCTGCGCGACGTGTACGCGAAGGCAGCAGCCTGTCGAAATCCCTGTCGGAGAGTCGCTTGTTTCCGCCGATCTCCTTGCACCTGATCGCCAGCGGCGAGCAATCCGGCAAGCTCGACGACATGTTGGAACGCGCGGCGGAGAACCAGGAACGCGAACTCAATGCACTGATCAACGGCTTGATGGGGGCCCTGCCCCCATTGCTGGTGCTGCTGCTGGGCGCCATGGTGCTGATGATCGTGCTCGGCATTCTGCAGCCGATATTCGAGTCCTACGACCTGCTGGGTGCCTGA
- a CDS encoding alpha/beta fold hydrolase, with amino-acid sequence MFLRSTRIRLAGFETRALCLDAPPERPRLLCLHGWGDSADAYKPLFSAIEGEFSAVALDAPGHGEASSERGGARLPQWIDLCRAAIGHYEQAAALILIGQSFGARAVLTALAGDAAARRRVARVIAIAPAPLRLPPWQRVFVRNRALADGLASLSADSSPEQAIAAVVERHRRTSFHAPESLSASVFEDYARHVSIERAARSVDELRQIGEELQQPLSLAELSVPVDIVWGRQDRLAPLSGAQDYLAMLPHAQLEVIDDCGHHAHIEAPQRIAALLRRAGSSGDQG; translated from the coding sequence ATGTTCTTGCGCAGCACACGCATACGGCTGGCAGGATTCGAAACCCGTGCCTTGTGCCTCGACGCTCCGCCAGAGCGCCCTCGCCTGCTGTGCCTGCACGGCTGGGGGGATTCGGCAGACGCCTACAAGCCGCTGTTTTCGGCCATCGAGGGCGAGTTTTCGGCCGTCGCTCTCGACGCACCGGGTCATGGCGAAGCCTCGTCGGAGCGCGGCGGCGCACGGCTGCCCCAATGGATCGACCTGTGCCGCGCGGCCATCGGACACTACGAACAAGCCGCAGCACTGATACTGATCGGCCAGAGTTTCGGGGCGCGCGCCGTCCTGACCGCGCTCGCCGGCGACGCGGCGGCTCGTCGCCGCGTCGCGCGCGTCATCGCCATTGCCCCGGCACCGCTGCGACTTCCGCCCTGGCAACGGGTGTTCGTACGCAATCGGGCGCTGGCCGACGGCCTTGCCTCCCTGTCCGCCGACAGCAGCCCCGAACAGGCGATTGCTGCCGTGGTGGAACGCCATCGGCGCACCAGCTTTCACGCACCGGAGTCCCTGTCCGCCAGCGTTTTCGAGGACTACGCACGCCATGTCAGCATCGAACGCGCAGCCCGCTCGGTCGACGAACTCCGACAAATCGGGGAGGAGCTGCAGCAGCCGCTGTCGCTCGCGGAACTGAGCGTTCCGGTCGATATCGTCTGGGGACGCCAGGACCGGCTGGCGCCGCTGTCCGGCGCCCAGGACTATCTGGCCATGCTTCCGCATGCCCAACTTGAAGTGATCGACGACTGCGGACATCACGCGCACATCGAGGCGCCGCAGCGAATCGCGGCACTGCTGCGTCGCGCCGGATCAAGCGGCGATCAGGGATAG
- the alr gene encoding alanine racemase, translating to MIPRVTASIDLDAIRHNLTRIRQWTPDSRVMAVIKADAYGHGAVQVARALRDLRSESDFAGRHPWEADAFAVACLEEALRLREARVYAPIVVLEGVLSLEELRLCLHHELQIVVHDDWQLALLEQLPRGARARLWIKIDTGMHRLGFEPEKVAAVHERILARRDWQLCGWMTHLARADETDSAATQAQIDCFDAVLADRPGARTIANSAGLVAWPQARADWVRPGLLLYGASPLSGRTGAELGLRPAMRLESRVLALRDCRAGEPIGYGAIYHCERDMRIAVVTVGYADGVLRCLPNGTPFQVHGQSAPMVGRVSMDMVTIDVSAIPQTRVGDSVLLWGEGLPVEALADRAGTLSYELFCGLTQRVRRVYP from the coding sequence ATGATTCCACGCGTCACCGCCAGCATTGACCTCGACGCGATCCGCCACAATCTGACGCGGATACGTCAATGGACGCCTGATTCCCGTGTGATGGCCGTGATCAAGGCCGACGCCTATGGACACGGCGCCGTGCAGGTGGCGCGTGCCTTGCGTGATCTGCGCTCCGAGAGCGATTTTGCCGGGCGCCACCCCTGGGAGGCGGATGCCTTCGCTGTGGCCTGTCTCGAAGAGGCCCTGCGTTTGCGCGAGGCGCGTGTCTACGCGCCGATCGTCGTACTCGAAGGCGTGTTGTCGCTGGAAGAGCTGCGCCTGTGCCTGCATCACGAACTGCAGATCGTGGTCCACGATGACTGGCAGCTCGCACTGTTGGAGCAGCTGCCGCGTGGCGCGAGAGCGCGCTTGTGGATCAAGATCGATACCGGGATGCATCGGCTCGGTTTCGAACCCGAGAAAGTAGCCGCCGTTCACGAACGGATACTGGCGCGGCGCGACTGGCAGCTGTGTGGCTGGATGACGCATCTCGCCCGTGCCGACGAAACCGACAGCGCGGCCACCCAGGCGCAGATCGATTGTTTCGACGCCGTCTTGGCGGACCGTCCAGGTGCCCGCACGATCGCCAATTCGGCGGGGCTTGTCGCCTGGCCGCAGGCGCGTGCCGACTGGGTCCGGCCCGGCCTGCTGCTCTATGGCGCGAGCCCGCTGTCCGGCCGGACCGGGGCCGAGCTGGGGCTGCGACCGGCGATGCGCCTGGAGTCGCGCGTGCTCGCATTGCGGGACTGCCGCGCTGGTGAACCGATCGGGTACGGCGCGATCTACCACTGTGAGCGCGACATGCGCATCGCCGTGGTCACGGTCGGCTATGCCGATGGCGTGCTCCGCTGTCTGCCGAACGGCACGCCATTTCAGGTGCACGGACAGAGCGCGCCGATGGTGGGGCGGGTCTCGATGGACATGGTGACGATCGACGTGTCCGCGATCCCGCAGACCCGCGTCGGCGATTCGGTGCTGTTATGGGGCGAGGGCCTGCCGGTCGAAGCACTCGCCGACCGCGCGGGGACGCTGTCCTACGAGCTGTTTTGTGGTCTGACGCAGCGCGTGCGTCGCGTCTATCCCTGA
- the dnaB gene encoding replicative DNA helicase, translating into MAQAPKQPPHSIEAEQSVLGGLMLDNRSWFELADRVSEDDFYREDHRLIFRAMISLLNNAKPCDFVTLSEHLRALEQLEAAGGLAYLGALANDTPSAANVVAYADIVRERSVLRSLIATGTDIADIGFRPNGRTPSELIDVAEQKVFAIRERGARGRVEYTAIGDLVPRIEAKVEASRNSPGSLAGLSAGLTDLDRRTNGFGNSDLIIIAGRPGMGKTSFAMNIAEHAAIKLKKPAAVFSMEMSAEQLAMRVLASHCRLDQTRLRSGQLEDHEWDWLVQGGVDIREAPLYIDETGALSPLELRARARRLKNRHDIGLIVIDYIQLMQVPSSRDNRTNEISEISRNLKALAKELNVPILALSQLSREVEKRENKRPIMSDLRESGSIEQDADMILFIYRDGYYKRKTGEDLGADDNIAEIIIAKQRNGPTGTVKCAFIGKYTRFENLAQGYDSFSV; encoded by the coding sequence ATGGCGCAAGCCCCGAAACAACCTCCCCATTCGATCGAGGCCGAGCAGTCGGTGCTCGGCGGCCTGATGCTCGACAACCGCTCGTGGTTCGAGCTGGCCGATCGTGTCTCCGAGGACGATTTCTATCGCGAGGATCACCGCCTGATCTTCCGCGCGATGATCAGTCTGCTCAACAACGCCAAGCCCTGCGACTTCGTCACGCTGTCGGAGCACCTGCGTGCGCTGGAGCAGTTGGAGGCGGCTGGCGGCCTGGCCTACCTCGGCGCCTTGGCGAATGACACGCCGAGCGCGGCCAATGTGGTGGCCTACGCAGACATCGTGCGTGAACGTTCGGTGCTGCGCAGCCTGATCGCAACCGGTACCGATATTGCCGACATCGGCTTCAGACCCAACGGCCGTACGCCGAGCGAATTGATCGACGTAGCGGAACAGAAGGTTTTCGCGATTCGCGAGCGTGGTGCGCGCGGCCGTGTCGAATACACCGCGATCGGTGATCTGGTGCCGCGCATCGAAGCCAAGGTCGAGGCTTCGCGCAACAGCCCTGGCAGCTTGGCCGGCCTGTCGGCCGGACTGACCGACCTGGACCGGCGCACCAACGGTTTCGGCAACAGCGACCTGATCATCATTGCCGGCCGTCCCGGCATGGGCAAGACCAGTTTCGCGATGAATATCGCTGAGCACGCCGCGATCAAGCTGAAGAAGCCCGCGGCCGTGTTCAGCATGGAAATGAGCGCCGAGCAGCTTGCGATGCGTGTGCTCGCCTCGCACTGCCGCCTCGACCAGACACGCCTGCGTTCCGGCCAGCTCGAGGATCACGAATGGGACTGGCTGGTGCAGGGTGGCGTCGACATTCGCGAGGCACCGCTGTACATCGACGAAACCGGCGCGCTGTCTCCGCTGGAACTGCGCGCACGCGCACGCCGCCTCAAGAACCGGCATGACATCGGCCTGATCGTCATTGATTACATTCAGCTGATGCAGGTGCCCAGCTCACGCGATAACCGGACCAACGAGATTTCAGAAATATCACGTAATCTCAAAGCTTTGGCCAAGGAACTTAATGTCCCGATCCTGGCCTTGTCGCAGCTCTCGCGTGAAGTCGAAAAGCGCGAGAACAAGCGGCCGATCATGTCCGACCTTCGCGAGTCGGGTTCGATCGAGCAGGACGCCGACATGATTCTGTTCATCTATCGCGACGGTTACTACAAGCGCAAGACCGGCGAGGATCTGGGCGCGGACGACAATATCGCCGAGATCATCATCGCCAAGCAGCGCAACGGCCCAACCGGTACGGTGAAGTGCGCGTTCATCGGCAAGTACACGCGCTTTGAAAATCTGGCGCAAGGCTACGACAGTTTCAGTGTCTGA
- the rplI gene encoding 50S ribosomal protein L9: MEVILLEKIKHLGDLGDTVKVRPGYGRNFLLPKGKALPATNANLEVYEARKAELMKNAQESVNAAKLRAEKIAGLELTIAMRAGDEGKLYGSVGPNEISDAAKAAGAEIERVEIDMGEGPIRNIGEYDVAVHLHSEVETSVKVIVVEAKA; this comes from the coding sequence ATGGAAGTCATCCTTCTGGAGAAGATCAAGCACCTCGGCGATCTGGGCGACACCGTCAAGGTGCGCCCGGGCTATGGCCGCAACTTCCTGCTGCCGAAGGGCAAGGCGCTGCCGGCGACCAATGCCAATCTTGAGGTCTACGAAGCACGCAAGGCGGAGTTGATGAAGAACGCGCAGGAGTCGGTGAATGCCGCCAAACTGCGTGCCGAGAAGATCGCCGGCCTCGAGCTGACGATCGCGATGCGTGCCGGCGATGAGGGCAAGCTGTACGGCTCGGTCGGTCCGAACGAAATCTCAGATGCCGCCAAGGCGGCCGGAGCCGAGATCGAGCGTGTCGAGATCGACATGGGCGAAGGCCCGATTCGCAATATCGGTGAATACGACGTCGCGGTGCACCTGCACAGTGAAGTCGAGACCAGCGTCAAGGTGATCGTGGTCGAAGCCAAGGCTTGA
- the rpsR gene encoding 30S ribosomal protein S18 has product MARFFRRKKSCKFTAEGIEEIDYKDLATLKQFVGENGKIVPARITGTKARYQRQLATAIKRARFLSLLPYTDKHQ; this is encoded by the coding sequence ATGGCACGCTTCTTTCGCCGCAAGAAAAGCTGCAAGTTCACTGCCGAAGGCATCGAGGAGATCGACTACAAGGATCTCGCCACGCTCAAGCAGTTCGTGGGTGAGAACGGCAAGATCGTTCCGGCCCGCATCACCGGCACCAAGGCACGTTATCAGCGTCAGCTCGCAACCGCGATCAAGCGCGCGCGTTTCCTGTCGTTGCTGCCGTACACCGACAAGCACCAGTAA
- the rpsF gene encoding 30S ribosomal protein S6, which translates to MRHYEIVVMVHPDQSEQVSAMIERYKGMVEADGGKVHRLEDWGRRQLAYPIANLHKAHYFLMNVECSGAVLEELEGAFKFNDAVIRRLVTRKDQAVSVQSPLFKNPEEDKKPERASRSDESDNSNDDSSSDSDSDTETTTETETEA; encoded by the coding sequence ATGAGGCATTACGAAATCGTGGTCATGGTGCACCCGGATCAGTCCGAGCAGGTGTCCGCCATGATCGAGCGTTACAAGGGGATGGTCGAAGCCGACGGTGGCAAGGTCCACCGTCTCGAAGACTGGGGCCGTCGCCAGTTGGCCTACCCGATCGCGAATCTGCACAAGGCCCACTACTTCCTGATGAACGTGGAGTGCTCCGGCGCCGTTCTGGAAGAGCTGGAAGGCGCCTTCAAGTTCAATGACGCGGTGATCCGCCGTCTGGTGACGCGCAAGGATCAAGCGGTCTCGGTGCAGTCCCCGCTGTTCAAGAACCCGGAAGAAGACAAGAAGCCGGAGCGCGCCTCGCGTTCGGACGAGTCCGACAATTCGAATGACGATTCGTCTTCGGATTCCGATTCGGATACCGAAACCACCACTGAAACCGAGACGGAGGCCTGA
- the rlmB gene encoding 23S rRNA (guanosine(2251)-2'-O)-methyltransferase RlmB: MSNTTYIGGWHAVLAALESEVLPLEVYISDSRSGERAAQISKVAAARSVPVRARSRSDLDVLAPGLRHQGVLAMVPAASISGEEALEVPATPDRLVLILDGIQDPHNLGACLRTSEAAGVTAVVIPKDRAASLTPAARKVAAGAAERVPVVAVTNIVRSMKRLQELGYWITGLAGEATESLYDVDLTGPTVLVMGSEGEGLRRLTRENCDRLAKIPMQGQIESLNVSVAAGICLFESVRQRQTR, from the coding sequence TTGAGCAATACGACCTACATCGGCGGCTGGCACGCCGTTCTCGCAGCGCTGGAAAGCGAGGTTCTGCCGTTGGAGGTTTACATCAGCGACAGCCGTAGTGGCGAGCGCGCGGCGCAGATCAGCAAGGTCGCGGCCGCCAGGTCGGTTCCAGTCCGCGCGCGTTCACGCTCGGACCTTGATGTGTTGGCGCCGGGGCTGAGGCATCAGGGCGTGTTGGCGATGGTGCCGGCCGCTTCCATCAGCGGCGAGGAGGCATTGGAGGTGCCGGCGACGCCGGACCGGCTGGTGCTCATACTCGATGGCATTCAGGACCCCCACAACCTCGGCGCCTGTCTGCGGACCAGCGAAGCGGCCGGCGTCACGGCCGTGGTCATTCCGAAGGACCGGGCGGCCAGCCTGACGCCAGCCGCACGCAAAGTGGCGGCGGGCGCGGCGGAACGTGTGCCGGTGGTCGCGGTCACAAACATCGTGCGCTCGATGAAACGACTACAGGAATTGGGGTATTGGATCACCGGCTTGGCCGGTGAGGCCACCGAATCGCTCTATGACGTCGATCTGACCGGACCGACTGTGCTGGTGATGGGTTCGGAAGGCGAGGGCCTGCGCCGACTCACACGCGAAAACTGTGATCGGCTCGCAAAAATCCCGATGCAGGGCCAGATCGAAAGCCTGAACGTATCGGTCGCCGCCGGTATCTGTCTGTTCGAATCCGTGAGGCAGCGCCAGACGCGATGA
- a CDS encoding OmpA family protein produces MKMKTKTASLKAAVAGVAIISLAACATDNPNRSRNIGTGVGAVAGAVLGNSVSGARGAPWVGAAVGAIAGGAVGNYMDKQRAEMEQQLAKEAARDELHISEMSDGSLRVGVASDISFEFNKAELTPAALQTYGKIASVLQSYDSTVIHVVGHTDTSGSAEYNQSLSVQRAAAVGNYFAQMGVSAARIREEGRGEREPLVRTGDNVKEARNRRVDIVIKPVIEGRESEAWTPPPYLGG; encoded by the coding sequence ATGAAGATGAAAACGAAGACCGCGAGCCTCAAGGCAGCCGTAGCGGGTGTCGCCATCATTTCTCTGGCAGCCTGCGCCACCGACAACCCCAACCGTAGCCGCAACATCGGTACCGGTGTTGGCGCCGTGGCCGGCGCGGTGCTCGGCAATTCGGTCAGTGGTGCGCGCGGGGCGCCCTGGGTGGGGGCGGCGGTCGGCGCCATCGCCGGCGGTGCGGTGGGCAACTACATGGACAAGCAGCGCGCCGAGATGGAGCAGCAACTCGCCAAGGAAGCCGCGCGCGATGAACTGCATATCAGTGAAATGTCGGACGGCTCCTTGCGTGTCGGAGTCGCCAGCGACATTTCATTCGAGTTCAACAAGGCCGAGCTGACTCCGGCCGCGCTGCAGACCTACGGCAAGATCGCGAGCGTGCTGCAAAGCTACGATTCGACCGTGATTCACGTGGTCGGACACACCGATACCAGCGGTTCGGCCGAATACAACCAGAGTCTGTCGGTGCAGCGTGCCGCTGCCGTGGGCAACTACTTCGCGCAGATGGGCGTCAGCGCTGCACGCATTCGCGAAGAAGGGCGCGGCGAGCGTGAACCGCTGGTTCGCACCGGCGACAACGTCAAGGAAGCACGCAACCGTCGCGTGGACATCGTGATCAAGCCTGTCATCGAGGGACGCGAATCCGAGGCCTGGACGCCGCCGCCGTACCTGGGCGGTTGA